One Mycobacterium sp. SMC-4 DNA window includes the following coding sequences:
- a CDS encoding acyl-CoA dehydrogenase family protein: protein MDYFGLDEDERVIAETAAAFAEKRLAPHALEWDQTHHFPTDVLREAAELGMAAIYCREDAGGSGLRRIDAVRIFEMLATADPTVSAFLSIHNMCAWMVDSFGTEEQRKEWVPRLASMDAIASYCLTEPGAGSDASALRTRAVRSGGDYVLDGVKQFISGAGSSDVYIVMARTGDDGPKGISTFVVGKDAPGLSFGADEQKMGWNAQPTKQVIFEGARVPADAMLGGPEGEGTGFGIAMNGLNGGRINIAACSLGGAQTAYQKAAAFLADRQAFGASLLDEPTIRFALADMATALETSRTLLWRAATALDDDHPEKVELCAMAKRYVTDTCFDVADQALQLHGGYGYLREYGLEKIVRDLRVHRILEGTNEIMRVVIGRAAALRARAS from the coding sequence ATGGACTACTTCGGCCTCGATGAGGACGAGCGGGTGATCGCCGAGACGGCTGCGGCCTTCGCCGAGAAGCGGCTGGCGCCGCATGCTTTGGAGTGGGACCAGACCCATCACTTCCCCACCGATGTGCTGCGGGAGGCCGCCGAACTGGGCATGGCGGCCATCTACTGCCGAGAAGATGCCGGCGGCAGTGGTTTACGGCGAATCGATGCGGTGCGCATCTTCGAGATGCTGGCCACAGCGGACCCGACCGTGTCGGCGTTCCTTTCCATTCACAACATGTGCGCATGGATGGTGGACAGCTTCGGCACCGAGGAGCAGCGCAAGGAGTGGGTGCCACGCCTGGCCTCGATGGACGCGATCGCCAGCTACTGCCTGACCGAACCGGGCGCCGGGTCGGACGCAAGCGCGTTGCGTACCCGAGCGGTTCGGTCGGGTGGCGACTACGTCCTCGACGGGGTCAAGCAGTTCATCTCCGGTGCCGGGTCGTCGGACGTCTACATCGTGATGGCCCGCACCGGAGACGACGGTCCGAAGGGCATCTCGACCTTCGTCGTCGGCAAGGATGCGCCGGGGCTGAGTTTCGGTGCCGACGAGCAGAAGATGGGCTGGAACGCCCAGCCCACCAAGCAGGTCATCTTCGAGGGCGCGCGGGTGCCGGCCGACGCCATGCTGGGCGGCCCCGAGGGCGAGGGCACCGGGTTCGGCATTGCGATGAACGGACTCAACGGCGGTCGCATCAACATCGCGGCATGCTCGCTGGGCGGGGCGCAGACCGCATACCAGAAGGCCGCGGCGTTCCTGGCCGACCGACAGGCTTTCGGCGCATCGCTGCTCGACGAGCCGACGATCCGGTTCGCGCTGGCCGACATGGCCACCGCCCTGGAGACATCACGGACGCTGTTATGGCGTGCGGCAACTGCACTCGACGACGACCACCCTGAGAAGGTGGAGTTGTGCGCGATGGCCAAGCGCTATGTCACCGATACCTGCTTCGACGTCGCCGACCAGGCGCTGCAGTTGCACGGCGGTTACGGGTACCTGCGTGAGTACGGCCTGGAGAAGATCGTCCGAGATCTACGGGTGCATCGAATCCTGGAAGGCACCAACGAGATCATGCGCGTGGTGATCGGGCGGGCAGCCGCCCTGCGAGCCCGCGCATCCTGA